Proteins found in one Microbacterium sp. LWS13-1.2 genomic segment:
- a CDS encoding cupin domain-containing protein yields the protein MDSRDLADVIDDLMAKAREASSGRAARTIRGGHENALRETVIALLAGHELSEHDSPHEATLQVLRGRVRLIAADDAWEGMSGDHLTVPPQRHSLAALEDSVVLLTVSNRVP from the coding sequence ATGGACAGCAGGGACCTGGCCGACGTGATCGACGACCTCATGGCGAAGGCGCGCGAGGCATCCAGCGGCCGCGCGGCGCGCACCATTCGCGGCGGCCACGAGAACGCCCTGCGGGAGACCGTCATCGCGCTGCTCGCCGGCCATGAGCTCTCCGAGCACGACAGCCCGCATGAGGCGACGCTGCAGGTGCTCCGCGGTCGCGTCCGCCTGATAGCGGCAGACGATGCGTGGGAAGGCATGTCCGGCGATCACCTCACCGTGCCGCCGCAGCGTCACAGTCTCGCCGCCCTCGAGGACTCGGTCGTTCTGCTGACCGTGTCGAACCGCGTGCCCTGA
- a CDS encoding lytic transglycosylase domain-containing protein has protein sequence MRNHTSLLPARRTLRRAERRLRRRPVLLSATLAIGVLATAGFTTATPASQAEASGALTGFALASYTTSPSVTAEEVPSASAADEAVAAANAAVTAATTVASDIAASGLDVGTPVTTVDTSGLETAVEQLQRAQALPAMYATDFTDAVTTLAASVSEQAQGLRGRLDAAVALKAQQEAEEKARKEAEAAAAAQAAAEAAAAKKASSTPSAPRPVYATGGAVGGTSPADAQATARAMIGGYGWGDDQFGCLVSLWQKESGWNYQAYNRSSGAYGIPQALPGSKMGSAGADWQTNPATQISWGLGYISGRYGNPCGAWSHSQSTGWY, from the coding sequence ATGCGCAACCACACGTCTCTCCTGCCCGCCCGCCGCACCCTGCGCCGCGCCGAACGCCGCCTTCGCCGCCGCCCCGTGCTGCTGTCCGCGACGCTCGCGATCGGCGTCCTGGCCACCGCGGGATTCACCACGGCGACCCCCGCGTCGCAGGCCGAGGCATCCGGAGCGCTCACCGGTTTCGCACTCGCGTCGTACACGACGTCACCCTCCGTCACCGCCGAGGAGGTGCCGTCGGCATCCGCCGCCGACGAGGCCGTCGCCGCAGCGAATGCCGCGGTGACTGCGGCGACCACGGTCGCCTCCGACATCGCCGCGTCGGGTCTCGACGTCGGCACCCCCGTCACGACGGTCGACACCTCGGGGCTGGAGACCGCTGTCGAGCAGCTGCAGCGCGCCCAGGCGCTGCCCGCGATGTATGCGACCGACTTCACGGATGCCGTGACGACCCTGGCCGCGTCGGTCAGCGAGCAGGCGCAGGGACTGCGCGGACGGCTCGACGCCGCCGTCGCCCTCAAGGCGCAGCAGGAGGCCGAGGAGAAGGCGCGCAAGGAGGCCGAAGCGGCAGCCGCTGCTCAGGCCGCTGCGGAAGCGGCCGCCGCCAAGAAGGCGTCCTCGACGCCGTCGGCACCTCGCCCCGTGTACGCCACCGGCGGTGCCGTGGGCGGCACCAGTCCCGCCGACGCGCAGGCCACGGCCCGCGCGATGATCGGCGGCTACGGCTGGGGCGACGACCAGTTCGGATGCCTCGTGTCCCTGTGGCAGAAGGAATCGGGCTGGAACTACCAGGCGTACAACCGCAGCAGCGGCGCGTACGGCATCCCTCAGGCGCTCCCGGGCAGCAAGATGGGCAGCGCCGGCGCCGACTGGCAGACCAACCCCGCCACGCAGATCTCGTGGGGTCTGGGTTACATCTCGGGTCGCTACGGCAACCCGTGCGGCGCCTGGAGCCACTCGCAGTCGACCGGCTGGTACTGA
- the erm gene encoding 23S ribosomal RNA methyltransferase Erm has translation MRNRSVHGGRHELGQNFLTHRPTIHSIVELVADTRGPILEIGAGDGALTVPLAGLGRDLEAIDIDEQRVQRLRRRLPHARIAHADALRHPLDRPVLVGNVPYHLTTPILRRLLTRDRWRHAVLLTQWEVARKRAGVGGGTMMSAQAAPWFEFALHGRVPARHFRPMPSVDGGILGITRRGSPLVDSRERATYDRFVREVFTGRGGDLAAIVQRASGLGRPRVRRALADLGVGAGALPRDLRPAQWAGLWEAVRS, from the coding sequence ATGCGAAACCGTTCCGTACACGGTGGCCGGCACGAGCTCGGCCAGAACTTCCTCACCCACCGCCCGACGATCCACAGCATCGTCGAACTCGTCGCCGACACCCGCGGGCCGATCCTCGAGATCGGCGCGGGTGACGGTGCGCTCACCGTTCCCCTCGCCGGCCTCGGGCGCGATCTCGAAGCGATCGACATCGACGAGCAGCGCGTGCAGCGGCTGCGCCGGCGGCTGCCGCACGCCCGCATCGCCCACGCCGACGCCCTCCGGCATCCGCTCGACCGCCCGGTGCTGGTCGGCAACGTGCCGTACCACCTCACGACGCCGATCCTGCGCCGCCTGCTCACCCGCGACCGGTGGCGGCACGCCGTTCTCCTGACACAGTGGGAGGTCGCCCGCAAGCGCGCGGGAGTCGGCGGCGGCACCATGATGAGCGCCCAGGCGGCACCGTGGTTCGAGTTCGCGCTGCACGGCCGCGTGCCCGCGCGGCACTTCCGCCCCATGCCGAGCGTCGACGGCGGCATCCTCGGCATCACCCGGCGGGGTTCGCCGCTCGTCGATTCGCGTGAGCGAGCGACGTACGACCGCTTCGTGCGCGAGGTCTTCACAGGGCGCGGCGGCGACCTCGCCGCGATCGTGCAGCGTGCCTCGGGGCTCGGCCGGCCCCGCGTGCGGCGGGCGCTCGCCGACCTGGGTGTCGGCGCCGGCGCCCTGCCGCGCGACCTCCGTCCGGCGCAATGGGCCGGGCTGTGGGAGGCGGTGCGGTCATGA
- a CDS encoding nitroreductase family deazaflavin-dependent oxidoreductase, with protein MSDPPRKHGPPRLAVRVTEPVGRALAGRRWFPLWAVVHHRGRRSGTPYATPVAVVPTADRDAILIGLPWGADTNWALNIVAAGGATLRWRGGDVGATNPRIVDADEAAGLAKASFRPVVRRMPAAIVLRRVRPV; from the coding sequence ATGAGCGACCCGCCCCGCAAACACGGCCCGCCACGACTCGCGGTACGGGTGACCGAGCCGGTCGGCCGCGCACTGGCGGGCAGACGATGGTTCCCGCTGTGGGCCGTGGTGCACCACCGCGGACGCCGCAGCGGCACCCCGTATGCGACCCCCGTCGCCGTGGTGCCGACGGCCGACCGCGACGCGATCCTCATCGGCCTTCCGTGGGGCGCCGACACGAACTGGGCGCTCAACATCGTCGCGGCGGGCGGCGCAACGCTGCGGTGGCGAGGCGGCGACGTAGGCGCCACCAATCCGCGCATCGTGGACGCCGACGAGGCGGCAGGCTTGGCGAAGGCTTCCTTCCGTCCGGTCGTTAGACGGATGCCGGCGGCCATCGTCCTGCGCCGGGTGCGGCCCGTGTGA
- a CDS encoding LLM class F420-dependent oxidoreductase, producing the protein MTRFGYTLMGEQSGPRELVRYAQAAEDAGFDFEVSSDHYSPWLVSQGHSPYAWTVLGAVAHATSRVELMTYVTCPTMRYHPAVVAQKAATLQILSEGRFVLGLGSGENLNEHVVGQGWPNVDVRQDRLIEAIEIIRELHSGELLTYQGEHFRVDSARIWDVPDTRVEIGVAVSGEESIASFAPMADHMIAVEPKSELVQLWDDARRTDAGPGTDGGSRKIGQIPISWDPDRDTAVQRAHEQFRWFGGGWPVNAELPTPAGFEAASSFVRPDDIASSIPCGPDLDELAESVRPYLDAGFTDVALVQIGDEEQERFLAEAAEPLLERLRALA; encoded by the coding sequence ATGACACGATTCGGATACACGCTGATGGGCGAGCAGAGCGGTCCTCGGGAGCTGGTCCGCTACGCACAGGCGGCGGAGGACGCCGGCTTCGACTTCGAGGTCTCGAGCGACCACTACTCGCCGTGGCTCGTGAGCCAGGGGCACTCGCCGTACGCGTGGACGGTGCTGGGCGCCGTCGCCCATGCGACCTCGCGCGTCGAGCTCATGACGTATGTGACCTGCCCGACGATGCGCTATCACCCGGCCGTCGTCGCCCAGAAAGCCGCGACGCTGCAGATCCTCAGCGAAGGCCGGTTCGTCCTCGGGCTGGGATCCGGCGAGAACCTCAACGAGCACGTCGTCGGTCAGGGATGGCCCAACGTCGACGTCCGCCAGGACCGGCTGATCGAGGCCATCGAGATCATCCGCGAGCTGCACTCGGGCGAGCTGCTGACGTACCAGGGCGAGCACTTCCGCGTGGACTCCGCGCGCATCTGGGATGTGCCCGACACCCGGGTCGAGATCGGCGTCGCCGTGTCGGGCGAGGAGTCGATCGCATCGTTCGCTCCCATGGCCGACCACATGATCGCCGTCGAGCCGAAGTCCGAACTGGTGCAGCTCTGGGATGATGCGCGCCGCACGGATGCCGGCCCCGGCACCGACGGCGGATCCCGCAAGATCGGGCAGATCCCGATCTCCTGGGATCCCGACAGGGACACCGCCGTCCAGCGCGCCCACGAGCAGTTCCGGTGGTTCGGCGGCGGCTGGCCGGTCAACGCGGAGCTGCCGACGCCCGCCGGCTTCGAAGCCGCGAGCAGCTTCGTGCGGCCCGACGACATCGCATCGTCGATTCCGTGCGGACCGGATCTCGACGAGCTCGCGGAGAGCGTGCGCCCTTACCTCGACGCCGGCTTCACCGACGTCGCTCTCGTGCAGATCGGCGACGAGGAGCAGGAAAGATTCCTCGCCGAGGCCGCCGAGCCACTGCTCGAGAGGCTGCGCGCGCTCGCCTGA
- a CDS encoding GNAT family N-acetyltransferase: protein MTPRTLAGGAILREARRGDEPGILACIHGLAVYEREPDAVENTVDALETALFGDEPRVFAHVVERGGEIVGIAIWFVTYSTWTGRHGVWLEDLFVDQRQRAFGYGKALLASLASVCVERGYSRFEWTVLDWNEPAIGFYRSIGAEPMGEWTTQRVTGEALAALAATLDA, encoded by the coding sequence GTGACTCCTCGTACGCTCGCCGGTGGCGCGATCCTTCGTGAGGCCCGGCGCGGCGACGAACCCGGCATCCTCGCGTGCATTCACGGACTCGCGGTGTACGAACGCGAGCCCGACGCGGTCGAGAACACGGTGGACGCGCTCGAGACGGCGCTGTTCGGCGACGAGCCCCGCGTCTTCGCCCACGTCGTCGAGCGCGGCGGCGAGATCGTCGGCATCGCGATCTGGTTCGTCACCTACTCCACCTGGACGGGGCGGCACGGCGTCTGGCTCGAGGATCTCTTCGTCGATCAGCGGCAGCGCGCCTTCGGCTACGGGAAGGCGCTGCTCGCGTCGCTGGCGAGCGTGTGCGTCGAGCGAGGGTACTCGCGCTTCGAATGGACGGTGCTCGACTGGAACGAGCCCGCGATCGGGTTCTACCGCTCGATCGGCGCCGAGCCGATGGGCGAGTGGACGACGCAGCGCGTGACCGGGGAGGCTCTCGCCGCGCTCGCGGCCACGCTCGACGCCTGA
- a CDS encoding M18 family aminopeptidase: MPSTTAPAATAALAHADDLAAFVAASPSSFHAAAEVASRLESAGFTRLDEAAGWPAPAGGQFVVVRDGAAIAWVVPPSATAATGVRIFGAHSDSPGFKLKPKPTTGRLGWLQAGVEIYGGPLLNSWLDRELRLAGRLVLDDGTSVLASTGALLRLPQLAIHLDREANDHLALDKQSQTQPVWGLGPADSADILGELAREAGVDAARIRGYDIVTADSAAGATFGLEDVFFASGRLDDLASVHAGVVALERAAEGHDAEHIAMLAVFDHEEVGSGTRSGAAGPFLADVLERLWLSLGADREQQLRALASSWCVSSDVGHSVHPNYAEKHDPVVQPVLGSGPILKINANQRYATDAAGAAAWNGWCAAAGVTSQEFVSNNAVPCGSTIGPITATRLGIRTVDVGIPILSMHSARELAGVSDLWDLACVAETYFRG; the protein is encoded by the coding sequence GTGCCCTCAACCACCGCCCCCGCCGCCACCGCGGCTCTGGCTCACGCCGACGATCTCGCCGCCTTCGTGGCAGCATCGCCGTCGAGCTTCCACGCCGCCGCGGAGGTCGCGAGCCGCCTGGAGAGTGCGGGGTTCACGCGCCTCGATGAGGCGGCCGGCTGGCCGGCTCCGGCGGGAGGACAGTTCGTCGTCGTGCGCGACGGTGCGGCGATCGCATGGGTCGTACCGCCGTCCGCGACCGCCGCCACGGGTGTGCGCATCTTCGGCGCCCACAGCGACTCCCCGGGATTCAAGCTCAAGCCGAAGCCGACGACCGGACGGCTCGGCTGGCTGCAGGCCGGAGTCGAGATCTACGGGGGACCCCTGCTGAACTCGTGGCTCGATCGAGAGCTCCGCCTGGCCGGACGCCTCGTGCTCGACGACGGCACGAGCGTGCTGGCGTCGACCGGCGCGCTCCTGCGGCTGCCGCAGCTCGCGATCCACCTCGACCGCGAGGCCAACGACCACCTCGCCCTCGACAAGCAGTCGCAGACCCAGCCGGTGTGGGGGCTCGGTCCTGCGGACTCGGCCGATATCCTCGGCGAGCTCGCGCGTGAGGCCGGCGTCGACGCCGCGCGCATCCGCGGGTACGACATCGTGACGGCCGACTCCGCCGCGGGCGCCACCTTCGGACTGGAGGACGTCTTCTTCGCCTCCGGGCGGCTCGACGACCTCGCGTCGGTGCATGCGGGGGTCGTCGCACTGGAGCGCGCGGCCGAAGGCCACGACGCCGAGCACATCGCGATGCTCGCGGTGTTCGACCACGAAGAGGTCGGATCCGGCACGCGTTCGGGTGCCGCCGGCCCCTTCCTCGCCGACGTGCTCGAGCGCCTGTGGCTGTCTCTCGGCGCCGACCGCGAGCAGCAGCTGCGTGCTCTGGCGTCATCGTGGTGCGTCTCAAGCGACGTCGGACATTCGGTCCACCCGAACTACGCCGAGAAGCACGACCCGGTCGTGCAGCCGGTGCTCGGGTCGGGTCCAATCCTCAAGATCAACGCCAACCAGCGGTATGCCACGGATGCCGCGGGCGCGGCGGCGTGGAACGGATGGTGCGCGGCAGCAGGCGTCACCAGCCAGGAGTTCGTGTCGAACAACGCCGTGCCGTGCGGCTCGACGATCGGCCCGATCACCGCGACACGCCTGGGCATCCGGACCGTGGATGTCGGCATCCCGATCCTCTCGATGCACTCCGCACGCGAGCTCGCCGGCGTCAGTGACCTGTGGGACCTCGCCTGCGTCGCCGAGACGTACTTCCGCGGCTGA
- a CDS encoding crosslink repair DNA glycosylase YcaQ family protein, whose protein sequence is MTPHQLTRDQARRIVVRAQLLDADRPGDVVEVAEQLGYIKIDPTATIAPCEHTVLWSRIGWSYEPGQLRKTVEDDRLLFEFDGAFRPMSLLPLMLPGMRRWPQRESSKQWLAANAGFRADVLARLRAEGPLLASDIPDTAQVSRAPDGWSGANQVPHMLDFLLRQGEVAVTGREGRHRRWDLAERVYPQDLAEYDDEEAAALLAARRLQSAGIAKPHWYWTGVAKDSGEPAAIEGSSVKYRVDPEALAALEDADSGGRVAFLNPYDSMLFDRRRLEELFEFTYVLEQFKPKAQRRYGFFAHPILMGDRFVGMLDAEVDRERDMLKVTAVHEFLPFEPEESEIVRAEIADLAEWLGVSVTGLP, encoded by the coding sequence GTGACACCGCATCAGCTCACGCGGGACCAGGCTCGCCGCATCGTCGTGCGCGCGCAGCTGCTCGACGCCGATCGTCCCGGTGACGTCGTCGAGGTCGCCGAGCAGCTCGGCTACATCAAGATCGACCCCACGGCGACCATCGCGCCCTGCGAGCACACGGTGCTGTGGTCGCGCATCGGCTGGTCGTACGAGCCGGGTCAGCTGCGCAAGACGGTCGAGGACGACCGCCTGCTGTTCGAGTTCGACGGCGCGTTCCGGCCGATGAGCCTGCTTCCGCTGATGCTGCCGGGCATGCGCCGCTGGCCGCAGCGCGAGAGCAGCAAGCAGTGGCTGGCGGCGAACGCGGGATTCCGGGCCGACGTGCTGGCGCGACTGCGCGCGGAAGGTCCGCTGCTCGCGAGCGACATCCCCGACACCGCGCAGGTAAGCCGCGCACCCGACGGCTGGTCGGGCGCGAACCAGGTGCCCCACATGCTCGACTTCCTGCTGCGTCAGGGCGAGGTGGCGGTCACCGGGCGCGAGGGGCGCCATCGCCGCTGGGATCTCGCCGAGCGCGTCTACCCGCAGGATCTGGCGGAGTACGACGATGAGGAGGCCGCCGCGCTGCTCGCCGCACGGCGCCTGCAATCCGCGGGCATCGCGAAGCCGCACTGGTACTGGACCGGTGTCGCGAAAGACAGCGGGGAGCCCGCGGCGATCGAAGGCAGCTCCGTGAAGTACCGCGTCGATCCCGAGGCGCTCGCTGCGCTCGAGGACGCGGACTCCGGCGGCCGCGTCGCGTTCCTCAACCCGTACGACAGCATGTTGTTCGACCGCAGACGTCTCGAGGAGCTGTTCGAGTTCACCTACGTGCTCGAGCAGTTCAAGCCGAAGGCCCAGCGCCGGTACGGCTTCTTCGCTCATCCGATCCTCATGGGCGACCGCTTCGTCGGGATGCTCGACGCCGAAGTCGACCGTGAACGCGACATGCTGAAGGTCACGGCGGTCCACGAGTTCCTCCCGTTCGAGCCGGAGGAGTCCGAAATCGTGCGCGCCGAGATCGCCGACCTCGCCGAATGGCTCGGCGTATCGGTGACCGGACTGCCCTGA
- a CDS encoding FAD-dependent oxidoreductase, whose protein sequence is MITVDGLRAMRVFEGVPDEGLAYLVGAVEDIRLAPGEYFAHEGDERSLFIVVDGLAEITKIVNGDERVIGTRRPGQFFGEVPMTLSTPFPASGRAAGSTRVLKLEPTVYYTLAALAPSVPDRVATLARRYLDSLQTMAAEQREPGVRLIHTKRSARAHRVSGFLTRNQVDFENVTADAAPDAVDDTVLELADGRRLANPTMREVAEAVGLDVAPSARHYDVVILGAGPAGLTAAVNAAAEGLRTLVVETFAPGGQAGTSTRIENYTGFPFGISGDDLASRAFKQAKRLGAELVVTRTVEALDPATHDLTLDSGDVVSAEVVILATGVVWRTLPLDGVGRFLGSGVYYGAARSDSAVAQGADVCIIGAGNSAGQAALFFSRHARSVTLLVRGESLEAGMSRYLIDQISAIPAIRVETRSEVVALHGADSLRAADVADRRTGDVRRRDVDVLFVMIGADAETAWLPPQVALDGRGFVLTGADALESGSWAETRRPFALETTAPGVFAVGDVRSGSVKRVVAGVGEGGMAIAFTHQYLALDR, encoded by the coding sequence ATGATCACCGTCGACGGTCTGCGCGCGATGCGCGTCTTCGAAGGGGTGCCCGACGAAGGCCTCGCCTACCTCGTCGGCGCCGTCGAGGACATCCGGCTCGCACCCGGCGAGTACTTCGCGCACGAGGGCGACGAGCGGTCGCTCTTCATCGTGGTCGATGGCCTCGCCGAGATCACCAAGATCGTGAACGGCGACGAGCGCGTCATCGGCACACGTAGGCCAGGCCAGTTCTTCGGCGAGGTGCCGATGACGCTCAGCACGCCGTTCCCTGCCAGCGGCCGCGCCGCCGGATCGACGCGCGTGCTGAAGCTCGAGCCCACCGTGTACTACACGCTCGCCGCGCTCGCCCCGTCGGTGCCCGACCGGGTGGCCACCCTCGCACGCCGCTACCTCGACTCCCTGCAGACGATGGCCGCCGAGCAGCGCGAGCCCGGCGTGCGACTGATCCACACCAAGCGCAGCGCACGAGCACATCGCGTGAGCGGCTTCCTCACCCGCAACCAGGTCGATTTCGAGAATGTGACAGCGGATGCCGCCCCTGACGCGGTCGACGACACCGTCCTGGAGCTCGCCGACGGACGACGGCTCGCGAACCCGACGATGCGCGAGGTCGCCGAAGCCGTGGGGCTCGATGTGGCGCCGTCAGCCCGCCACTACGACGTCGTCATCCTCGGTGCTGGGCCTGCCGGTCTCACGGCGGCCGTGAACGCCGCGGCGGAAGGGCTCCGTACGCTCGTCGTCGAGACATTCGCGCCCGGCGGTCAGGCAGGCACGTCGACCCGGATCGAGAACTACACCGGATTTCCGTTCGGCATCTCGGGCGATGATCTCGCGAGCCGGGCGTTCAAGCAGGCCAAGCGCCTGGGCGCGGAGCTGGTGGTCACGCGCACCGTCGAGGCACTGGACCCGGCGACGCACGACCTGACGCTCGACAGCGGCGATGTCGTCAGCGCCGAGGTGGTGATCCTCGCCACCGGTGTCGTGTGGCGCACGCTCCCCCTCGACGGCGTCGGCAGATTCCTCGGCAGCGGCGTCTACTACGGCGCCGCCCGCAGCGACTCCGCCGTCGCGCAGGGCGCGGACGTCTGCATCATCGGCGCCGGCAACTCCGCCGGCCAGGCCGCGCTGTTCTTCAGCCGCCACGCGCGCTCGGTCACGCTGCTCGTGCGAGGCGAGTCGCTCGAGGCCGGCATGTCGAGGTATCTCATCGACCAGATCTCGGCCATCCCGGCGATCCGGGTCGAGACGCGCAGCGAAGTCGTCGCGCTGCACGGGGCCGACAGCCTGCGGGCCGCCGACGTCGCCGATCGGCGCACCGGCGACGTGCGGCGCCGCGACGTCGACGTGCTCTTCGTCATGATCGGAGCCGATGCCGAGACCGCCTGGCTGCCACCGCAGGTCGCGCTCGACGGGCGCGGCTTCGTGCTGACGGGGGCGGATGCCCTCGAGTCGGGATCATGGGCCGAGACGCGGCGCCCGTTCGCCCTCGAGACGACCGCTCCGGGCGTCTTCGCAGTGGGCGACGTGCGCTCCGGCTCGGTGAAGCGGGTCGTCGCGGGCGTCGGCGAGGGCGGCATGGCCATCGCGTTCACGCACCAGTACCTGGCCCTCGACCGGTAG
- a CDS encoding CoA pyrophosphatase yields MPQPTTPQDGEVRVATTLGARAQLAALAADADVSPLIDLPAQADPRPAAVLMLFGVLDSLPSDHDAQARAVSRDLDVLLLARATTLRAHPGQVAFPGGRLDPGDDGPVAAALREAREETGLDTAGVEVLGELTDISLAFSQHLVTPVLGWWRHPSSVRVVDEAESAAVFRAPVADLLNPANRGVTVIRRDGHEWRGPGFLVRHATGEHLVWGFTGMVLDGLFDRLGWSEPWDDARELPLVLPD; encoded by the coding sequence ATGCCGCAGCCCACGACTCCGCAGGACGGCGAGGTGCGGGTCGCCACGACGCTCGGCGCACGCGCGCAGCTCGCTGCGCTGGCAGCCGATGCCGACGTCTCGCCGCTGATCGACCTGCCGGCGCAGGCGGACCCGCGGCCGGCGGCGGTGCTGATGCTGTTCGGTGTGCTGGACTCCCTGCCGAGCGATCACGACGCTCAGGCGCGTGCCGTGTCGCGCGATCTCGACGTCCTTCTCCTCGCTCGCGCCACGACGCTGCGCGCACATCCCGGTCAGGTCGCCTTCCCCGGCGGACGCCTCGACCCGGGCGACGACGGCCCGGTCGCGGCCGCGCTCCGCGAAGCCCGTGAAGAGACCGGGCTCGACACCGCGGGCGTCGAGGTGCTCGGAGAGCTCACCGACATCTCCCTCGCGTTCTCGCAGCACCTCGTGACGCCGGTGCTGGGCTGGTGGCGGCATCCGTCCTCCGTCCGCGTCGTCGACGAAGCCGAATCGGCAGCGGTGTTCCGGGCGCCCGTCGCCGACCTGCTGAACCCCGCCAACCGCGGCGTGACGGTGATCCGCCGCGACGGACACGAGTGGCGCGGTCCTGGATTCCTCGTGCGGCATGCGACGGGGGAGCACCTCGTGTGGGGCTTCACCGGGATGGTGCTCGACGGGCTGTTCGATCGCCTGGGGTGGAGCGAGCCGTGGGACGACGCCCGCGAACTGCCGCTCGTGCTGCCCGACTGA
- a CDS encoding dihydrofolate reductase family protein, whose translation MSPVVATMSISLDGIGAGVNQTEERPFGEVPENALHRWMFETPEENRAEMEAIVAAGAFIMGRNMFGPVRGGWDRDWRGWWGPNPPYHRPVFVLTHYPRASIEMEGGTTFHFVTDGIHAALDGARDAAGDLPIHVAGGPSTTNAYLAAGLIDELALQISPSIVGGGLRLFDGVGPLRLEQISGRQASLVTHVRYRVLPADSA comes from the coding sequence ATGTCACCCGTCGTCGCCACCATGTCGATCTCGCTCGATGGGATCGGCGCCGGTGTGAACCAGACCGAGGAGCGCCCGTTCGGCGAGGTGCCCGAGAACGCCCTGCACCGGTGGATGTTCGAGACGCCCGAAGAGAACCGTGCCGAGATGGAGGCGATCGTCGCAGCCGGCGCGTTCATCATGGGGCGCAACATGTTCGGTCCCGTCCGCGGCGGGTGGGATCGGGACTGGCGGGGCTGGTGGGGGCCGAACCCGCCGTACCACCGCCCCGTCTTCGTGCTGACCCACTACCCGCGTGCGTCGATCGAGATGGAGGGCGGTACGACGTTCCACTTCGTCACCGACGGCATCCACGCGGCGCTCGACGGGGCGCGCGATGCTGCGGGTGACCTGCCCATCCACGTCGCGGGCGGCCCGTCGACGACCAACGCCTATCTCGCCGCAGGACTCATCGACGAGCTGGCGCTGCAGATCTCGCCGAGCATCGTCGGCGGCGGGCTCCGGCTGTTCGACGGGGTCGGGCCCCTGCGCCTCGAGCAGATCTCGGGGCGGCAGGCGTCGCTCGTCACGCACGTGCGGTATCGCGTGCTTCCCGCGGACTCCGCGTGA
- a CDS encoding DUF2510 domain-containing protein: MATQPAPGWYDDGSGKQRWWDGTHWTEEYIDLRAPDIELRTDAGPAAAGPALPGWYDDQRGRTRWWDGRRWTADVRYSGQEQDFAGIVIDGRWIHFGDLSQPVAEVEASLDSGDALLRRPAFTRAAVERRMFGPTGPITPRTINRAINRMTPHLVVAGAQVWVAPYPAAHDPEARRFVGWVNTSAQHYRYR; this comes from the coding sequence ATGGCCACGCAACCCGCACCCGGGTGGTATGACGACGGCTCGGGCAAGCAGCGCTGGTGGGACGGCACCCACTGGACCGAGGAGTACATCGACCTGCGCGCGCCCGACATCGAACTGCGGACGGATGCCGGACCCGCCGCGGCCGGCCCCGCTCTGCCCGGCTGGTACGACGACCAGCGCGGACGCACCCGGTGGTGGGACGGACGCCGGTGGACCGCCGACGTGCGCTACAGCGGCCAGGAGCAGGACTTCGCGGGCATCGTCATCGACGGCCGGTGGATCCACTTCGGAGACCTGAGCCAGCCGGTCGCCGAAGTCGAGGCATCCCTCGACTCCGGGGACGCGCTGCTGCGGCGACCGGCCTTCACGCGAGCGGCCGTCGAGCGACGCATGTTCGGCCCGACCGGGCCCATCACCCCGCGCACCATCAACCGGGCGATCAACCGGATGACGCCGCACCTGGTGGTCGCGGGCGCCCAGGTGTGGGTCGCGCCCTATCCCGCCGCCCACGACCCCGAGGCACGCCGCTTCGTCGGGTGGGTCAATACCAGCGCGCAGCACTACCGCTACCGCTGA
- a CDS encoding PPOX class F420-dependent oxidoreductase, giving the protein MPSVDDILPADRRHLLELPVYAHLGTIRPDDTVQVNPMWFEFDGEHVRFTHTNYRQKYRNLQHNPSMSLSIIDPEHPFHYLEVAGRLVEVVPDPEGGFYVRLQNRYGNPSTTPPRDKADRVILIMSIERATKQ; this is encoded by the coding sequence ATGCCTTCCGTCGACGACATCCTCCCCGCTGACCGACGCCATCTCCTCGAACTTCCGGTGTACGCGCACCTCGGCACGATCCGCCCCGACGACACCGTCCAGGTGAACCCGATGTGGTTCGAGTTCGACGGCGAGCACGTGCGGTTCACCCACACGAACTACCGGCAGAAGTACCGCAACCTGCAGCACAACCCGTCGATGTCGCTGTCGATCATCGACCCTGAACACCCGTTCCACTACCTGGAGGTCGCCGGCCGGCTCGTCGAGGTCGTCCCCGACCCCGAAGGCGGCTTCTACGTGCGGCTGCAGAACCGCTACGGCAACCCGAGCACCACGCCGCCCCGCGACAAGGCCGACCGCGTGATCCTCATCATGTCGATCGAGCGCGCGACGAAGCAGTAG